The Armatimonadota bacterium genome window below encodes:
- a CDS encoding ABC transporter permease, producing the protein MSLIQSFLVALDMLRLHKLRAFLTMFGVIIGVMAVTMTVMISNGFQSYMTNQFSKIGAKTITVVFDSGFRRRGEGMGATGNLTMADVDYLKARCSSLEYVVPSVQVPAQKVIFGDKTLDSPRVYGGTVDALKLNATEVVEGRVYTQEEVDNRASVAIIGKDIRDQLFAKGPAIGKLVTLAGVNVEVIGVAKEQTIFGNSNGKDMMMPISTAQSKWVGGDKIAYIQATPKAGVKPETAMDDIWQALMLKSGNKKVYRVDSAESILGVFNTLIASAGALLSAIAALSLLVGGIGIMNIMLVSVTERTREIGLRKALGAKKGVILFQFVVEAATLSLVGGLIGMGIAYGLGSLVTLVTAARSWPNEGGLATPFPITAALFASGFSAIIGMVFGFYPAMSAARLDPIVALRRE; encoded by the coding sequence ATGAGCCTGATCCAGAGTTTTCTGGTCGCGCTCGACATGCTGCGGCTGCATAAGTTGCGAGCGTTCCTTACCATGTTCGGCGTCATCATCGGGGTCATGGCGGTCACCATGACTGTGATGATCTCGAACGGCTTTCAATCCTACATGACCAACCAGTTCAGCAAGATCGGCGCGAAGACGATTACTGTGGTTTTTGATTCTGGATTCAGACGCCGGGGAGAGGGAATGGGTGCCACTGGGAATCTCACCATGGCGGACGTTGATTACCTCAAGGCTCGGTGTTCAAGTCTTGAATATGTCGTTCCGAGTGTTCAGGTGCCTGCACAGAAGGTCATCTTTGGCGACAAGACTTTGGATAGCCCGCGCGTTTACGGCGGGACTGTTGATGCCCTCAAGCTCAATGCAACCGAAGTAGTCGAGGGTCGGGTTTACACGCAGGAGGAAGTTGATAACAGAGCTTCGGTGGCAATTATCGGCAAGGATATTCGCGACCAGCTGTTTGCCAAAGGCCCGGCCATCGGCAAGCTCGTGACTTTGGCAGGCGTCAATGTTGAGGTCATCGGAGTCGCCAAAGAGCAGACAATTTTTGGCAACAGTAACGGCAAGGACATGATGATGCCGATCTCGACTGCCCAAAGCAAGTGGGTTGGGGGTGATAAGATCGCCTACATCCAGGCGACTCCTAAGGCTGGCGTCAAGCCGGAGACCGCGATGGACGACATCTGGCAGGCTTTGATGCTGAAGAGCGGAAACAAGAAGGTCTATCGAGTTGACTCGGCAGAGTCGATCCTCGGAGTCTTCAATACGCTCATCGCGAGTGCTGGTGCGCTTCTGTCGGCGATTGCGGCGCTCTCACTGCTGGTGGGTGGAATCGGGATCATGAATATCATGCTCGTTTCGGTCACTGAGCGAACTCGGGAAATAGGATTGAGAAAAGCCCTGGGTGCGAAAAAGGGTGTGATTCTGTTCCAGTTTGTTGTTGAAGCGGCAACCCTATCGTTGGTCGGCGGATTGATCGGAATGGGCATCGCCTACGGGTTAGGTTCACTTGTCACCCTTGTTACCGCCGCTAGGTCATGGCCTAACGAGGGCGGTCTCGCCACTCCGTTCCCAATCACCGCAGCTCTGTTCGCTTCTGGATTCTCGGCAATCATCGGGATGGTGTTCGGCTTCTATCCCGCGATGAGTGCGGCTCGGCTTGATCCAATCGTCGCCCTCCGCAGAGAGTAG
- a CDS encoding DUF5009 domain-containing protein has translation MRANRVVALDLLRGIAVLGMLFSGIVPWEGLPGWMYHCQEPPPSHEHNPLNFGITWVDLVFPVFLFCLGAAIPLALGPKLERGIPKESLLWGAFSRYLKLAWFAVFTWQTRPWQLSSSPGLREWGIALIGLLCVLGMFANLPKAWPSQVIRIVSLAASFALFKLAGSAPNKLGDTDYIILILGMCSFVSAAVWIATQNSWKMRLLPWFFVLAVKVGHDYKVPLAETLWNFDPLPNIYGGNLLPYLLLVIPATLVGDWLRTGNDGATHKLVAWVGLFSCLLVTAGLYSRMILPTAVPCLLATIYAYFALKNQGKIAKFGFAMIMLGLATDWVGGGIRKDPNTISYFFIGAGIASLLLYWLMTFSAPKTQPTKGILVCGENPLLAYALITHFAAGAWALTLGPILNNVLTGPYLGLVRAVIQTAVFVAWVCLFRRVGIRLNA, from the coding sequence GTGCGTGCGAACAGAGTTGTTGCGCTAGACCTCCTCCGCGGGATCGCTGTCCTGGGGATGTTGTTCTCTGGGATCGTCCCGTGGGAAGGGCTTCCCGGGTGGATGTATCACTGTCAGGAGCCGCCTCCCAGTCACGAGCATAACCCGCTGAATTTTGGGATCACGTGGGTCGATCTCGTCTTCCCAGTCTTCCTATTCTGTCTTGGAGCGGCCATCCCGCTCGCACTCGGGCCAAAGCTCGAACGCGGGATTCCTAAGGAATCCCTTCTTTGGGGTGCGTTCTCGCGTTACCTCAAACTCGCATGGTTTGCCGTCTTTACTTGGCAGACCCGGCCCTGGCAACTTTCGTCTTCTCCAGGACTTCGCGAATGGGGGATTGCGCTCATAGGGTTGCTCTGCGTGCTCGGTATGTTTGCAAACCTCCCTAAGGCGTGGCCCTCTCAAGTGATTCGGATTGTCAGCCTTGCTGCCTCATTTGCCCTCTTCAAACTTGCCGGATCAGCGCCAAACAAGCTCGGCGACACCGACTACATCATTCTCATCCTTGGAATGTGCTCGTTCGTTAGCGCCGCCGTCTGGATCGCAACTCAGAACTCCTGGAAGATGCGCTTGCTCCCCTGGTTCTTCGTCCTCGCCGTCAAAGTCGGCCACGACTACAAGGTCCCCCTCGCTGAGACTCTCTGGAACTTCGACCCTTTACCCAACATATACGGCGGGAACTTGCTTCCCTATCTCCTTTTGGTGATTCCCGCCACTCTTGTTGGCGATTGGCTGCGCACTGGCAATGACGGAGCCACCCACAAACTCGTGGCCTGGGTGGGGCTTTTCTCTTGCCTTCTCGTCACCGCTGGACTCTACTCGCGCATGATTCTCCCCACTGCAGTCCCTTGTCTGCTCGCCACCATCTACGCCTATTTTGCTCTTAAGAATCAAGGCAAGATCGCCAAGTTCGGCTTTGCAATGATCATGCTTGGACTCGCAACCGATTGGGTCGGCGGAGGTATCCGAAAAGACCCCAACACAATCAGCTACTTCTTTATTGGCGCAGGTATCGCGAGCCTACTCCTTTACTGGCTGATGACCTTCTCTGCTCCAAAGACTCAGCCGACTAAAGGCATCCTCGTCTGTGGGGAAAACCCCCTGCTTGCGTACGCCCTCATCACGCACTTTGCCGCCGGAGCTTGGGCACTTACCCTTGGCCCCATCCTCAACAACGTCCTCACCGGACCCTACTTGGGGCTCGTTCGAGCCGTGATCCAAACTGCGGTTTTCGTCGCATGGGTCTGCCTCTTCCGGCGAGTTGGCATCAGGCTAAATGCATAA
- a CDS encoding NAD(P)H-dependent oxidoreductase subunit E, translating into MPPSADELNLRFSEQGIKELDALKTHYPNQKACILPGLWIAQREYGGFLDGDAIAEVAHRLQRSYAEVQGVATFYSMYNTVHNPGRHKIEVCTCLSCHFNSAYRIRDYVTKKLGIKNGETTADGMFMLEEVECLNACDRAPVVQVGDRYFGPVDEKSIDALLDELRASEESTVVKMADQIVQVQLKAEERIGAIR; encoded by the coding sequence ATGCCGCCATCGGCCGATGAGTTGAATCTGCGGTTTTCGGAGCAAGGGATCAAGGAGCTGGATGCCCTAAAGACCCACTATCCGAACCAGAAGGCTTGCATCTTGCCTGGACTTTGGATTGCTCAACGCGAGTACGGCGGGTTTTTGGATGGTGATGCGATTGCTGAAGTGGCTCATCGCTTGCAGCGGAGCTATGCAGAGGTCCAGGGTGTCGCGACCTTTTATTCGATGTATAACACCGTGCACAACCCTGGTCGGCACAAGATCGAGGTTTGCACATGCCTGTCCTGCCATTTCAACTCGGCTTACCGGATTCGCGATTACGTGACCAAGAAGCTGGGAATCAAGAATGGCGAGACGACCGCCGACGGCATGTTTATGCTCGAAGAAGTCGAGTGTTTGAATGCCTGCGACCGAGCTCCGGTTGTTCAGGTCGGTGATAGGTATTTCGGCCCAGTGGACGAGAAGTCAATTGACGCTTTGCTGGATGAATTACGTGCAAGCGAAGAAAGCACGGTTGTGAAAATGGCAGACCAGATCGTGCAGGTTCAGTTGAAGGCAGAGGAGCGCATCGGTGCGATTCGGTAG
- a CDS encoding SufE family protein, with amino-acid sequence MSTLQQRADEIAEELAYLDREERFEWIIDTGKELKTLEDFRNDELVKGCQSKVWLRVWHEGNQLRLTGTSDALLVKGIVSLLISIYDTATPEEAKSFDFIAWMNTLQISLSMQRMQGLEGMLRRIRS; translated from the coding sequence ATGAGCACACTTCAACAACGCGCTGATGAGATTGCCGAGGAACTGGCTTACCTCGACCGGGAAGAGCGATTCGAATGGATTATCGACACCGGGAAGGAGCTAAAAACTCTCGAAGACTTTAGGAATGACGAACTGGTTAAAGGCTGCCAAAGCAAAGTCTGGCTCCGAGTCTGGCATGAGGGCAACCAGCTTCGCCTCACCGGCACCTCAGACGCGCTGCTCGTCAAAGGGATCGTCTCGCTTCTGATTTCAATCTACGACACAGCTACGCCCGAAGAAGCCAAATCCTTCGACTTCATCGCCTGGATGAACACCCTTCAAATCAGCCTTTCGATGCAGCGTATGCAGGGCCTTGAAGGCATGCTTCGCAGAATTCGATCATGA
- a CDS encoding phosphatidylinositol-specific phospholipase C/glycerophosphodiester phosphodiesterase family protein → MLIPLINAHAHNDYAQPNPLKGALERGFCSIEADVFLVNGILLVGHDRKDLNPDRTLTEMYLKPLADRVKTSGGTVYGKKQELILLVDIKADGAAAYEQLQKDLKPFQSFLTGFSRGRTVKRAVKVILSGDRPITQVAAQKQRWVFIDGRKEDLGGDPNLFPLVSESFLSIFKYMGRGDFGQSNSEAMTGFVTKAHQAKQIVRFWATPETPTMWSILTDHKVDLIGTDKQADLAAFLTKKLQR, encoded by the coding sequence GTGCTGATTCCCCTCATCAATGCCCACGCCCACAACGACTATGCTCAGCCAAACCCGCTCAAGGGCGCGTTGGAGAGAGGCTTTTGCAGCATCGAAGCCGATGTTTTCCTCGTTAATGGAATCCTACTCGTTGGCCACGACCGCAAGGACCTGAACCCGGATCGAACCCTGACCGAGATGTACCTGAAGCCGCTCGCCGACCGGGTGAAGACCAGTGGTGGCACGGTCTACGGAAAAAAGCAAGAGCTCATCCTGCTCGTTGACATCAAAGCCGACGGAGCCGCTGCCTACGAGCAACTCCAAAAGGACCTCAAACCCTTCCAAAGCTTTCTCACCGGATTCAGCCGGGGCAGAACCGTGAAACGGGCAGTCAAGGTGATTCTCTCCGGCGATCGACCGATCACCCAAGTTGCTGCTCAAAAGCAACGCTGGGTCTTTATCGACGGTCGCAAAGAGGACCTAGGCGGCGATCCAAACCTCTTTCCCCTTGTCAGCGAGTCCTTTCTTTCGATCTTCAAATACATGGGTCGCGGAGACTTCGGGCAATCCAACTCCGAGGCGATGACCGGCTTTGTTACCAAAGCCCACCAAGCGAAGCAAATCGTCCGGTTCTGGGCGACCCCGGAGACCCCGACCATGTGGTCGATCCTGACGGACCACAAGGTCGACCTCATCGGGACCGACAAGCAAGCCGACCTTGCCGCCTTCCTAACCAAGAAGCTACAGCGGTAA
- a CDS encoding cation:proton antiporter, which produces MEHASGGLLALFVVFFASIVGGEVAMRLRMPAVVGQILAGVVIGASGFNWVPSDSMPVLNVLAELGAVFLLFSVGIETPFEKIGKVGAEAFRVALLGVIVPFILGFGWAFWSGSKAPEAAFVAAAFVATSAGITAKVLSDLGVIDKRFAQVILGAAVIDDVLAMLILTVVSSLAKGGGVDLWSIFLVLVQAVGFIFVLMTLGRKAARRGGKLLGKPLSPLSPWSLSIAMCIGVAVLASYMGLAAIIGAFLVGMILAETEYQDWIHEKLVDLNEFIVPFFFVVVGMSVDIRAFGSWPMVGTLLFITALATVGKLLGGWLGAKEHRAIIGIGMVPRGEVGVIVASLGKAFGVLSASTYSLLVAMSLLTSVVAAPVLAALVKRVPSSSTDQDE; this is translated from the coding sequence ATGGAACACGCTTCTGGCGGTCTGCTGGCCCTGTTCGTTGTTTTCTTCGCCTCCATTGTTGGGGGCGAGGTGGCAATGCGGCTGCGGATGCCCGCGGTGGTCGGCCAGATTCTGGCCGGAGTAGTGATTGGTGCATCGGGTTTTAACTGGGTGCCTTCGGATTCGATGCCGGTTCTGAACGTTTTGGCGGAGCTTGGTGCGGTCTTTTTACTTTTCTCGGTTGGCATCGAGACTCCGTTTGAGAAGATTGGCAAAGTGGGGGCCGAAGCGTTTCGAGTCGCCTTGCTTGGTGTTATTGTCCCGTTTATTCTTGGCTTTGGCTGGGCATTTTGGAGTGGGTCCAAAGCGCCTGAGGCAGCCTTTGTCGCGGCGGCGTTTGTGGCGACCAGTGCAGGGATTACCGCTAAGGTCTTGTCTGACCTTGGGGTTATCGACAAGCGATTTGCCCAAGTGATTTTGGGTGCTGCGGTAATCGACGACGTCCTGGCGATGCTGATTCTTACCGTTGTTTCATCTCTGGCTAAGGGCGGCGGCGTCGATCTCTGGTCGATCTTCCTGGTGCTGGTCCAAGCCGTAGGTTTCATTTTTGTGCTCATGACGCTCGGGCGAAAGGCCGCTCGGCGCGGCGGGAAGTTGCTCGGCAAGCCCCTGAGCCCGCTGTCTCCTTGGTCGCTGAGTATTGCGATGTGTATTGGAGTCGCGGTTTTGGCGAGCTACATGGGGCTTGCTGCGATCATTGGCGCCTTCTTGGTCGGAATGATCCTGGCGGAGACGGAGTACCAGGACTGGATTCACGAGAAGCTGGTCGACCTGAACGAGTTCATCGTGCCGTTTTTCTTTGTTGTTGTTGGCATGAGCGTTGACATAAGAGCTTTTGGCTCCTGGCCGATGGTCGGTACCCTTCTGTTCATCACCGCCTTGGCAACGGTTGGCAAACTACTTGGTGGTTGGCTAGGGGCGAAGGAGCATCGGGCGATCATTGGGATTGGAATGGTGCCTCGCGGAGAGGTTGGTGTTATCGTCGCCAGCCTTGGCAAGGCGTTTGGCGTGCTGAGCGCATCGACTTACTCTCTACTGGTTGCGATGTCCTTGTTGACTTCGGTTGTGGCGGCACCGGTCCTTGCAGCGTTGGTGAAACGGGTGCCTAGTAGTTCGACCGATCAAGATGAATAA
- a CDS encoding redoxin family protein — translation MKPLRFLPLLAVLSIAVSAQAALTVGDKAPELKVTDWVKGSPVELGKGKPVVVEFWATWCGPCRQTIPHLTEMAKKYGSKVDFVGVSIWESQPGDYKTKVPAFVKDFGAKMDYNVATEGAEMFMATNWMKAAGENGIPTAFVIDGSGTVAWIGHPMAGLEEAVDQVLTGKYDLAKAKKAREDAKKAEAAEMQMQAEMQKKFDPIQKLFAKQDFKGALAEIEKVWAKEPKMRVMLGSMELAARNMGKLGGVDKLLNKMAGLPEMNDPMMINQVIWDVVENPGVTDAAGYKAAVKLGEKMMKLDPTNAMNMDTYALALWRSGDKAKAITTQKKALELAKTDKRVDDQTRGEMEGRLREFGG, via the coding sequence ATGAAACCGTTGCGGTTCCTTCCACTTCTTGCCGTTCTTTCCATCGCTGTGTCGGCTCAAGCCGCGCTGACTGTGGGAGACAAGGCACCTGAACTCAAAGTCACCGACTGGGTGAAGGGATCGCCGGTTGAGCTTGGCAAAGGGAAGCCGGTTGTTGTTGAGTTTTGGGCAACTTGGTGTGGCCCTTGCCGACAGACGATTCCTCACCTCACCGAGATGGCGAAGAAGTACGGTAGCAAGGTCGACTTTGTCGGAGTCTCAATTTGGGAGAGCCAGCCGGGCGACTACAAGACTAAGGTTCCGGCGTTTGTGAAGGACTTCGGGGCGAAGATGGACTACAACGTTGCCACCGAAGGCGCCGAGATGTTCATGGCGACCAACTGGATGAAGGCGGCGGGCGAGAACGGAATTCCGACGGCTTTTGTGATTGATGGCAGCGGAACGGTTGCTTGGATCGGGCACCCAATGGCGGGGCTTGAAGAAGCTGTCGATCAAGTTCTGACCGGAAAATATGATTTAGCTAAGGCAAAGAAGGCTCGCGAGGATGCAAAGAAAGCGGAGGCTGCCGAGATGCAGATGCAAGCGGAAATGCAGAAGAAGTTCGATCCGATTCAAAAGCTCTTCGCGAAGCAAGACTTCAAGGGAGCTCTTGCCGAAATCGAGAAAGTATGGGCCAAGGAACCGAAAATGCGCGTGATGCTGGGGAGCATGGAACTAGCGGCCCGAAACATGGGCAAGCTTGGTGGTGTTGATAAGCTTCTGAACAAAATGGCTGGTCTGCCCGAGATGAACGACCCGATGATGATCAACCAAGTGATCTGGGACGTTGTGGAGAATCCAGGTGTAACGGACGCGGCGGGCTATAAGGCGGCCGTTAAGCTCGGTGAGAAGATGATGAAGCTCGACCCGACGAACGCGATGAACATGGACACCTATGCGCTCGCACTGTGGCGCTCGGGTGATAAAGCCAAAGCAATCACGACCCAGAAAAAGGCGCTTGAGCTTGCCAAGACGGACAAGCGAGTGGACGACCAGACTCGAGGTGAGATGGAAGGCCGACTCCGCGAGTTTGGGGGCTAG
- a CDS encoding aminotransferase class V-fold PLP-dependent enzyme — translation MKQDFPLFTYNPDLVYLDYANTAPKPQSVISAVCDYYTQYSGNVHRANHDIGSRADHAYESARERIATYVGAQRNEVVFQKNTTEAINLVAQSFVSKLLEPGDKILLTGLEHHANLVSWQLLAARTGAELVFSHVDEEGCFDEQHWLKLLISGVRFAALTAVSNVTGERFPIEQMLAAARGLGVPTLIDAAQLMPHERINFDKLGADFLVFSGHKVYGPTGVGILIGRYELLEQMDPWIGGGDMIDTVHLSGSTFQEPPLRFEAGTPPIASVIGLGAAIDYLDQHFTQDQHDHESCMMQGVLNALSQVDGVHFLGEPTYDARLASFVIEGVHSADLGAYLNEKNVAVRVGKMCAHPLLEQCGVDSAVRASIGLCTDQSDIDKFSDALTKAVKRLR, via the coding sequence ATGAAGCAAGACTTTCCGCTGTTTACCTATAACCCAGATTTGGTGTATCTGGACTACGCTAACACCGCTCCGAAGCCGCAATCAGTGATCTCGGCGGTTTGTGATTACTACACGCAGTACTCCGGAAACGTCCACCGGGCGAACCACGATATTGGGAGCCGTGCGGACCATGCTTACGAATCTGCCCGGGAGCGGATTGCCACATATGTTGGCGCTCAGCGGAACGAAGTCGTTTTTCAAAAGAACACCACCGAGGCGATCAACCTTGTCGCTCAGTCCTTCGTCTCAAAGCTCCTTGAGCCCGGCGACAAGATTCTGCTCACCGGCTTGGAGCACCACGCAAACCTGGTTTCTTGGCAACTGCTAGCCGCCCGCACCGGTGCAGAGCTCGTCTTCTCCCATGTCGACGAAGAAGGTTGTTTCGACGAGCAGCACTGGCTCAAACTTCTGATCTCAGGCGTTCGATTTGCGGCCCTTACTGCCGTCTCCAACGTCACTGGCGAGCGGTTCCCAATCGAGCAAATGCTCGCGGCAGCACGCGGACTCGGCGTTCCAACTCTCATTGATGCGGCCCAGCTGATGCCTCACGAGCGAATCAACTTCGATAAGTTGGGAGCCGATTTCTTAGTCTTTTCTGGTCATAAGGTCTATGGACCCACCGGGGTCGGAATCCTCATCGGCCGGTACGAACTCCTCGAACAAATGGACCCCTGGATTGGCGGAGGAGACATGATCGACACCGTTCATCTCTCGGGATCAACTTTCCAAGAACCGCCATTACGGTTCGAGGCGGGAACTCCGCCGATTGCCAGCGTCATCGGACTAGGAGCCGCCATTGACTATCTCGACCAGCACTTCACCCAAGACCAACACGACCATGAGTCGTGCATGATGCAAGGTGTCCTGAACGCCCTCAGCCAAGTCGACGGAGTCCACTTCCTTGGCGAACCCACCTACGACGCTCGCCTCGCGTCGTTCGTGATCGAAGGCGTCCACTCCGCTGACCTCGGAGCGTATCTCAATGAGAAAAATGTTGCCGTCCGCGTCGGAAAAATGTGCGCCCACCCACTGCTGGAGCAGTGTGGAGTTGATTCTGCCGTCCGAGCTTCGATCGGCCTTTGCACCGATCAGAGCGACATCGACAAGTTCTCAGACGCCCTGACCAAAGCCGTCAAACGCCTCCGATGA
- a CDS encoding GNAT family N-acetyltransferase — protein sequence MQIRLATRADEPAIQHVIRTCYEILDWGWFPEGYHEDLYNIQAFYFDRSNLFYVAELDGAIVGTVAVDFMPALPDGDGTTVHNGVIRVANADCSLERLYVLPEARGKGVGMALWQVTIDAARERNCKVMEIWSDKLLEDAHRLYERRGATRVGERLCHDPSQSPEWGMSFPL from the coding sequence GTGCAAATCCGACTCGCCACTCGCGCCGACGAGCCCGCTATTCAACACGTCATCCGCACCTGCTACGAAATCCTCGATTGGGGATGGTTTCCGGAGGGATACCACGAGGATTTGTACAATATCCAAGCCTTCTACTTTGATCGAAGCAACCTTTTTTATGTCGCGGAACTCGATGGAGCCATCGTCGGAACTGTCGCCGTCGACTTCATGCCCGCCCTCCCCGATGGCGATGGAACGACCGTTCACAATGGTGTCATCCGAGTCGCCAATGCCGACTGCTCACTCGAACGTCTCTACGTCCTGCCAGAAGCAAGGGGCAAGGGGGTTGGGATGGCACTCTGGCAGGTAACCATCGACGCCGCTAGAGAAAGAAACTGCAAAGTCATGGAAATATGGAGCGACAAACTCCTTGAAGACGCCCACCGACTGTACGAGAGACGAGGTGCAACCCGAGTCGGCGAACGCCTCTGCCACGACCCAAGTCAAAGCCCTGAATGGGGAATGTCGTTCCCTCTTTAA
- a CDS encoding DUF4832 domain-containing protein, translated as MLTTLLITAMLGQELVLNPAPSPVGNPLKGLVPYASDRQDGFPHSMEFSYLPLNSVVKAKNQYDWAALENLLNDVASRGHQTIVRFYLEYPKEPTGIPQYLLDGGLKVTRWNSESAASDPAQGLGDNITPDYKDENLRQCLINFIGTLGRKYDGDPRLAYLTMGILGAWGEWHNWPRDELFAPVAVQNEVMTAFQRAFTRTPVLMRYPRGAGDPSKAENASRPFGYHDDSFAWATLDTGKPQDDWYFMPAMKKAGTLFRWRSQPIGGEIRPEAWGKCFDPKPDRPEIQDFEKCVRTTHATWLMDSGMFSEDIPRTAERKKRAEEMVRLMGYDFYVSKARLQAGAGFLVVTTTIKNQGVAPFYAKWPLRMALLDANQKVVREAKADQGLDGILPGEPADRFFSSSLSGLAKGKYTVVISCPNPLPNGRPVGFANESYAKDAKGWLTVGSINL; from the coding sequence GTGCTGACAACTCTCCTCATCACAGCGATGCTCGGGCAAGAGCTTGTTTTGAACCCGGCGCCTTCGCCGGTTGGCAATCCGCTCAAAGGGCTTGTTCCTTATGCTAGTGATCGGCAGGATGGCTTCCCGCACTCAATGGAGTTCAGCTACCTCCCGCTCAATTCGGTCGTGAAAGCTAAGAATCAGTATGACTGGGCTGCGCTTGAAAACCTTCTTAACGACGTCGCCAGCCGCGGGCACCAAACAATCGTGCGCTTCTACCTGGAATATCCCAAGGAGCCAACCGGGATTCCACAATATCTTCTGGACGGAGGGCTAAAAGTCACTCGATGGAACTCGGAATCTGCCGCGAGTGACCCGGCCCAGGGGCTGGGAGACAATATCACTCCGGACTACAAGGATGAAAATCTGCGCCAGTGCCTTATCAACTTCATCGGCACCTTGGGCCGCAAGTATGATGGCGATCCCCGCCTTGCCTACCTTACGATGGGAATCCTGGGAGCGTGGGGGGAATGGCACAACTGGCCCCGCGATGAACTCTTTGCACCCGTCGCTGTACAGAACGAAGTCATGACCGCCTTTCAACGAGCATTCACACGGACACCCGTCCTCATGCGCTACCCTCGCGGCGCAGGCGACCCAAGCAAAGCTGAGAACGCATCACGGCCGTTTGGCTACCACGATGATTCTTTTGCCTGGGCGACACTGGACACCGGAAAGCCCCAAGATGACTGGTACTTCATGCCTGCGATGAAGAAGGCTGGTACCCTTTTTCGCTGGCGCAGCCAGCCGATTGGCGGAGAGATTCGCCCCGAAGCCTGGGGCAAATGCTTCGACCCTAAACCGGACCGCCCCGAGATTCAAGACTTCGAAAAGTGCGTGCGCACGACTCACGCAACGTGGCTCATGGATAGCGGAATGTTTAGCGAGGACATCCCCCGAACCGCTGAGCGCAAAAAGCGAGCCGAGGAAATGGTTCGGCTTATGGGCTACGACTTCTACGTCTCCAAAGCCCGGCTCCAGGCGGGAGCCGGATTCCTGGTGGTTACCACCACCATCAAGAATCAGGGCGTCGCGCCGTTTTACGCGAAGTGGCCGCTACGGATGGCTCTGTTGGATGCAAACCAGAAAGTGGTGCGGGAAGCGAAGGCCGATCAGGGACTCGACGGGATCCTCCCCGGCGAACCTGCCGACCGATTCTTCTCGTCGTCTCTTTCGGGCCTAGCCAAAGGGAAATACACCGTCGTGATTTCTTGCCCAAATCCGCTTCCCAACGGTCGTCCAGTAGGATTTGCCAACGAATCTTACGCAAAAGACGCGAAAGGTTGGCTTACCGTCGGCTCGATCAATCTCTGA